In one window of Campylobacter coli DNA:
- the trmD gene encoding tRNA (guanosine(37)-N1)-methyltransferase TrmD, whose protein sequence is MKFSFVSLFPNLLEFYFKDSILSRAIQKELFQLDFLNPRDFTDNIYHKVDDYKIGGGAGLLMQVEPLYNTLKFIKDNEENPYFIFLNPSGKTFNQKDAKRLSKKQNIVFVCGRYEGIDERVIEIFANEVFSIGDFILTGGELPALTLCDAIARNINGVLGNACSLEEESFENGLLEAPSFAKPFIFEQNFKKFYTPSEFLKGNHAKIATLKTTLASCKTKFFRPDLFLEHERKK, encoded by the coding sequence ATGAAGTTTAGTTTTGTTTCTTTGTTTCCTAATTTGCTTGAATTTTATTTTAAAGATTCTATTCTTTCTCGAGCAATCCAAAAAGAACTCTTTCAGCTTGACTTTTTAAATCCTAGAGATTTTACGGACAATATTTATCATAAAGTAGATGATTATAAAATTGGCGGTGGAGCTGGCTTATTGATGCAAGTTGAACCCCTTTATAACACTTTAAAATTTATCAAAGATAATGAAGAAAATCCTTATTTTATTTTTCTAAATCCAAGTGGAAAAACTTTTAATCAAAAAGATGCAAAGAGATTAAGCAAGAAACAAAATATTGTTTTTGTTTGTGGGAGATATGAAGGTATTGATGAAAGAGTAATAGAAATTTTTGCTAATGAAGTATTTAGCATAGGAGATTTTATTTTAACAGGCGGAGAACTTCCAGCGCTTACTCTTTGTGATGCTATCGCAAGAAATATCAATGGAGTTTTAGGCAATGCTTGCAGCTTAGAAGAGGAAAGTTTTGAAAACGGTTTATTGGAAGCTCCTTCATTCGCAAAACCATTTATTTTTGAACAAAATTTCAAGAAATTTTATACTCCTTCAGAGTTTTTAAAGGGTAATCACGCTAAAATTGCGACTTTAAAAACTACTTTAGCGTCTTGCAAAACGAAATTTTTTCGTCCAGATTTATTTTTAGAGCATGAACGCAAAAAATAA
- a CDS encoding KH domain-containing protein has protein sequence MVENFLREYAKLIADYPDKITTEKIKLDENFAEIILYADKVDTGKLIGKNGKMINAIKTVVSACKSKDSMSYRVTVKALE, from the coding sequence ATGGTAGAAAATTTTTTAAGAGAGTATGCTAAACTTATAGCAGATTATCCAGATAAAATTACAACAGAAAAAATAAAGCTTGATGAAAATTTTGCTGAAATCATACTTTATGCTGATAAAGTTGACACGGGTAAACTTATCGGTAAAAATGGAAAAATGATTAATGCAATAAAGACAGTCGTTTCAGCTTGCAAGAGCAAAGATTCAATGAGCTATCGTGTAACGGTTAAAGCACTTGAGTGA
- the ffh gene encoding signal recognition particle protein, producing MFELVSESFKSAINKLRFVDDEKALKNALDTLKKALLKADVHHKVVKDLLSLIEEDVKKNGIGQKQFLEAIKANLENILNGDGKNQGFVFATKPPTVVLMVGLQGGGKTTSTVKLANYLKLRNKKVLIAACDLQRLAAVEQLKQLCEANELDLFYIENEKDPIKVAKQALEKAKNSMADVLLVDTAGRLAIDEALMNELKAVKDTLNPDEIFYVADAMSGQDGVKTASSFNELLQITGVILSKFDADTKGGIALGITKQIGIPLRFVGVGEKIADLEIFIPERIVNRIMGEGDLATLAEKTATIIDEKEAKKLNQKIKKGEFNFNDFLTQMESVKKLGSMKSIIGMIPGLSNVASSVKDLDLDNSKEIIHIKAMISSMTPKERENPDLLNNARKRRIAEGAGLSQVEVNRFLKQFANAAKLAKRFSGKKGMDSLMQMMNQARRQF from the coding sequence GTGTTTGAACTAGTCAGCGAATCTTTTAAATCAGCAATTAATAAACTTCGTTTTGTTGATGATGAAAAAGCGCTTAAAAATGCTTTAGATACCTTAAAAAAAGCTCTATTAAAAGCAGATGTACACCATAAGGTGGTTAAAGATTTACTTTCTCTTATTGAAGAAGATGTGAAAAAAAATGGCATAGGGCAAAAGCAATTTTTAGAAGCTATTAAAGCAAATTTAGAAAATATTCTAAATGGTGATGGAAAAAATCAAGGTTTTGTTTTTGCTACTAAGCCTCCAACTGTTGTTTTAATGGTGGGTTTACAAGGTGGAGGTAAAACTACAAGTACTGTTAAGCTTGCTAACTACTTAAAACTTCGCAATAAAAAAGTTTTGATAGCTGCTTGTGATTTACAGCGTTTAGCTGCAGTAGAACAACTCAAACAGCTTTGCGAAGCCAATGAGTTAGATCTTTTTTATATTGAAAATGAAAAAGATCCGATTAAAGTTGCAAAACAAGCTTTAGAAAAAGCAAAAAATTCTATGGCGGATGTATTATTAGTCGATACTGCAGGAAGATTAGCTATCGATGAAGCTTTAATGAATGAATTAAAAGCGGTAAAAGATACCTTAAACCCAGATGAAATTTTTTATGTTGCTGATGCTATGAGTGGGCAAGATGGGGTTAAAACAGCTTCAAGTTTTAATGAACTTTTACAGATTACAGGAGTAATTTTATCTAAATTTGATGCAGATACCAAAGGAGGTATAGCTTTAGGTATCACTAAGCAAATTGGAATTCCTTTGAGATTTGTAGGCGTGGGTGAAAAGATAGCGGATTTAGAAATTTTTATTCCCGAAAGAATAGTTAATCGTATAATGGGTGAGGGAGATTTGGCGACTTTAGCTGAAAAAACCGCGACTATTATCGATGAAAAAGAAGCTAAGAAATTAAATCAAAAAATCAAAAAAGGCGAGTTTAATTTTAATGATTTTTTAACTCAAATGGAGAGTGTTAAAAAATTGGGTAGCATGAAATCCATTATAGGAATGATACCTGGACTTTCTAATGTTGCTTCAAGTGTAAAAGATCTTGATCTAGATAATTCTAAAGAAATCATACATATCAAAGCTATGATCTCATCTATGACGCCAAAAGAAAGAGAAAATCCAGATTTGCTTAATAATGCTAGAAAGCGTCGTATTGCAGAAGGTGCTGGCTTATCTCAAGTTGAGGTTAATCGCTTTTTAAAGCAATTTGCAAATGCTGCTAAACTCGCCAAGAGATTTTCAGGAAAAAAGGGCATGGATAGTTTAATGCAAATGATGAATCAAGCTAGAAGACAATTTTAG
- the uraH gene encoding hydroxyisourate hydrolase: MLSMKKILLALISIPIFLNAAEYQLSTHILDINSGQPASNVKVELYSLNKNQQWIKISEKFTEKNGRISDLLPYEKTENRPSGIYKLKFYTKDYYMSRKVDSFYPFVEVSFELLKDQKHYHVPITLSPFGYSTYRGS, translated from the coding sequence ATGCTTTCTATGAAAAAAATTTTGTTGGCTCTCATAAGTATACCAATATTTCTAAACGCAGCCGAATATCAGTTAAGCACCCATATTTTAGATATTAATTCTGGCCAGCCCGCATCCAATGTAAAAGTAGAACTTTATAGTTTGAATAAAAATCAACAATGGATTAAGATAAGTGAAAAATTCACAGAAAAAAATGGCAGAATAAGCGATTTGCTTCCTTATGAAAAAACAGAAAATCGTCCTTCTGGAATTTATAAACTCAAATTTTATACCAAAGATTATTATATGTCACGCAAAGTTGATAGCTTTTACCCCTTTGTAGAAGTAAGTTTTGAACTTTTAAAAGATCAAAAACATTACCATGTACCTATTACCTTATCTCCTTTTGGTTACTCGACCTATAGGGGAAGTTGA
- a CDS encoding 3-deoxy-7-phosphoheptulonate synthase class II — MTWTKNSWKNFSIKQQPIYSNQEELNKVLNKLEKLPPLVFAGEVRELQNALARVCRKEAFLLQGGDCAESFANFGAVNIRDMFKILLQMAIVLTFAGGCPVVKIGRMAGQFAKPRSSDYEEIDGVKLPSYRGDIINGFEFNEKARIPDPNRMLEAYYQSATTLNLLRGFAKGGLANLHEVHRWNLGFLKKSELHQQYTDISEKISQALDFMEACGINTYNTPSLKEVDVYTSHEALLLPYEEALTRVDSLSGEIYDCSAHMLWIGERTRGLDEAHVHFLSGVRNPLGVKIGPNASADDVIALANALNPNNEEGRLNIIIRMGAEKIATQLPKIFSKLKKEGLNLVYSIDPMHGNTVKAGDFKTREFDKIMQEVRYFFEIAMSEGVYAGGVHLEMTGQDVTECTGGASNVTAQSLEKRYETQCDPRLNADQALELAFLIADLVKKARK, encoded by the coding sequence ATGACTTGGACTAAGAATTCTTGGAAAAATTTTTCTATTAAACAACAGCCTATTTATTCTAATCAAGAGGAGTTGAATAAAGTTTTAAATAAACTTGAAAAACTTCCTCCTTTGGTTTTTGCAGGTGAAGTTAGAGAGCTTCAAAATGCTTTAGCAAGAGTATGCCGAAAAGAGGCCTTTTTACTCCAAGGTGGAGATTGTGCAGAAAGTTTTGCAAATTTTGGAGCAGTAAATATACGAGATATGTTTAAAATTTTACTTCAAATGGCTATAGTTTTAACTTTTGCGGGTGGTTGCCCAGTTGTTAAAATTGGTCGTATGGCAGGGCAGTTTGCTAAGCCACGAAGTAGTGATTATGAAGAGATAGATGGAGTAAAACTTCCAAGTTATCGAGGCGATATCATTAATGGCTTTGAATTTAATGAAAAAGCTAGAATTCCCGATCCAAATAGAATGCTTGAAGCTTACTATCAAAGTGCTACTACTTTGAATTTATTGCGTGGTTTTGCTAAAGGAGGGCTAGCTAATTTACACGAGGTACATCGATGGAATTTAGGCTTCTTGAAAAAAAGCGAATTGCATCAACAATATACTGATATCAGCGAGAAGATCTCTCAAGCTTTAGATTTTATGGAGGCCTGTGGTATTAATACCTATAATACTCCAAGTTTAAAAGAAGTTGATGTTTATACTTCTCATGAGGCTTTGCTTTTGCCTTATGAGGAAGCTTTAACTAGAGTAGATAGCTTAAGCGGTGAAATTTATGACTGTTCGGCTCATATGCTTTGGATAGGTGAGAGAACTAGAGGTCTTGATGAGGCTCATGTGCATTTTTTAAGTGGGGTTAGAAATCCTTTAGGAGTGAAAATAGGTCCAAATGCAAGTGCTGATGATGTGATAGCTTTAGCTAATGCTTTAAATCCGAACAATGAAGAGGGTAGATTAAATATCATCATCAGAATGGGTGCTGAAAAAATAGCAACTCAATTGCCTAAAATTTTCTCTAAGCTTAAAAAAGAGGGCTTAAATTTAGTTTACAGTATAGATCCTATGCATGGCAATACCGTAAAAGCAGGTGATTTTAAAACGCGTGAATTTGATAAAATCATGCAAGAGGTAAGATATTTCTTTGAAATAGCTATGAGTGAAGGTGTATATGCGGGTGGAGTTCATCTTGAAATGACAGGACAGGATGTAACTGAATGTACGGGTGGTGCTAGTAATGTTACTGCGCAAAGCCTAGAAAAACGCTATGAGACACAGTGTGACCCAAGACTTAATGCGGATCAAGCTCTTGAGCTTGCGTTTTTAATTGCTGATTTGGTTAAAAAGGCGAGAAAATGA
- the rimM gene encoding ribosome maturation factor RimM (Essential for efficient processing of 16S rRNA) — protein sequence MSERNFIQVAKLGKTVGLKGYLKLYNLSDFIQQFKKGASFFTENGKSQLKIKHYNLANSSVLFEGYENVEAAKQLINLILYQSIEATRQTCILKKDEFFYFDILKCEVFDDERRLGKVVDILEVGDSYLFEIQSDQELIDKAYAKTFFIPYIDKYVNKIDIEKYSIFCTKDAFLILENS from the coding sequence TTGAGTGAAAGAAATTTTATTCAAGTTGCCAAACTTGGAAAAACTGTTGGGCTTAAAGGATATCTAAAACTTTATAATTTAAGTGACTTTATCCAGCAATTTAAAAAAGGAGCTTCTTTTTTCACTGAAAATGGCAAAAGTCAGTTGAAAATTAAACACTACAATTTAGCTAACTCTTCTGTTTTGTTTGAAGGTTATGAGAATGTTGAAGCCGCAAAACAGCTTATTAATCTAATTCTTTATCAAAGTATTGAAGCTACAAGACAAACTTGCATATTGAAAAAGGATGAATTTTTTTATTTTGATATTTTAAAATGCGAAGTATTCGATGATGAGCGAAGGTTGGGGAAAGTGGTGGATATTCTTGAAGTAGGAGATTCTTATTTATTTGAAATTCAAAGCGATCAAGAGTTAATTGATAAAGCTTATGCTAAAACTTTTTTTATTCCCTATATTGATAAATATGTCAATAAAATTGATATAGAAAAATATTCTATTTTTTGCACCAAAGATGCTTTTTTAATCTTAGAAAATTCATGA
- a CDS encoding RluA family pseudouridine synthase: MQEKAYKLLALQENISNREAKDLIDKGCVFSHGKKVVVARALMSDKTKFSIVKTSKPKVIFEDENIIAINKPYAYISEELEKKFNAKLLNRLDKETSGVILLCKNEDFRKICIEEFKKQRVHKGYIAVLDGILAEEVEINEPILTIKTKNGALSKISKEGLSAVSIFTPIMMQAKKTLAKIIIKTGRTHQIRVHAKFIKHGIIGDEKYAKISSDRMYLHSYEIRILNYQFKAELDPSFAKLGFEIKNLDF, translated from the coding sequence ATGCAAGAAAAAGCATATAAACTTTTAGCTTTGCAAGAAAATATTTCAAATCGTGAAGCAAAAGATTTGATAGATAAAGGTTGCGTTTTTTCTCATGGTAAAAAGGTGGTTGTGGCAAGAGCTTTGATGAGTGATAAGACGAAATTTAGTATTGTGAAAACGAGCAAACCTAAAGTAATTTTTGAAGATGAAAATATCATTGCTATAAATAAACCCTATGCCTATATCAGCGAGGAGCTTGAAAAAAAATTCAATGCGAAGTTGCTTAATCGTCTTGATAAAGAAACTAGCGGTGTCATATTGCTTTGTAAAAATGAAGATTTTCGAAAGATATGCATTGAAGAGTTTAAAAAACAAAGAGTTCATAAAGGTTATATAGCTGTTTTAGATGGAATTTTAGCAGAAGAAGTTGAGATTAATGAGCCTATATTAACTATAAAAACTAAAAATGGAGCTTTAAGTAAAATTTCTAAAGAAGGTTTAAGCGCGGTTAGTATTTTTACTCCTATTATGATGCAAGCTAAAAAAACTTTAGCTAAAATTATTATTAAAACAGGTAGAACTCATCAGATAAGAGTGCATGCTAAATTTATAAAGCATGGAATCATAGGAGATGAAAAATATGCTAAGATTTCAAGCGATAGGATGTATTTGCATAGTTATGAAATTCGAATTTTAAATTATCAGTTTAAGGCAGAATTAGATCCTAGTTTTGCAAAGCTTGGTTTTGAGATAAAAAATTTAGATTTTTAA
- a CDS encoding ArsC/Spx/MgsR family protein: MKVYGIKNCNSVKKALEFLNQKALEFDFIDIKKIDLNILESWLKYKKFSEIINTAGTTSKKLGLNKDKIESLSELELKNIILENPSCIKRPVIERDNQIYIGKEYEQIS, from the coding sequence ATGAAAGTTTATGGGATTAAAAACTGTAATTCCGTAAAAAAAGCTCTAGAATTTTTAAATCAAAAAGCTCTAGAGTTTGATTTTATCGATATTAAAAAGATTGATTTGAATATACTTGAAAGTTGGCTTAAATATAAAAAATTTAGCGAAATTATCAATACTGCAGGCACCACCTCAAAAAAACTCGGTTTAAATAAAGACAAGATAGAGAGCTTAAGTGAGCTTGAGTTGAAAAATATCATTTTAGAAAATCCAAGCTGTATTAAGCGTCCTGTTATAGAAAGAGATAATCAAATTTATATTGGCAAAGAATATGAACAAATTTCGTAA
- the dnaE gene encoding DNA polymerase III subunit alpha: MSQFTHLHLHTEYSLLDGANKLKELAKTLKEQGATSVAMTDHGNMFGAIDFYQTMRSQGLKPIIGLEAYLHNHEDISDKSSRQRFHLCLYAKNEVGYQNLMYLSSQSYIKGLYYYPRINKKLLEEHSEGLICSSACLQGEVNWHLNIHSERNVRFGAKGYEAAKEAALWYKKVFGDDFYFEIMRHGIGDQRAIDDDIIRLSKELNIKIIATNDTHYTFKERAAAHEVFMCIAMGKKLNDPDRLRHSVHEFYVKSPAQMSELFADIPEAIENTQEIANKCNLELNLGNPTPPNFKFTREYAKEYNISLPEEGKEFSFDNDDVVFDELCKKGLEERLKFVDTSKHEEYKTRLEVEINIIKKMKFSGYMLIVHDFIKVAKDKGIPVGPGRGSAAGSLVAYSLKITDLDPIPYSLLFERFLNPERVSMPDIDVDFCQDRRGEVIDYVIDKYGADKVAQVITFGKLLARGVIRDVARVCDMSIPDADELAKLIPEELKITLDAAYEKEPKIKEFIERHPKGPEVWEYAKALEGLNRNAGMHAAGVVISNESLWKKTPLFRQSKNDERHLVTQYSKDHLEDVDLIKFDFLGLKTLTLINNAIKLIKKRYNKDIVWEAIDVNDAKVYKTIQSGNTLGIFQIESGGMQNLNARLKPERFEDIIAVLALYRPGPMESGMLDDFIDRKHGLKKIEYPFDTLESVLEPTYGVIVYQEQVMQIVQIIGGFSLGGADVVRRAMGKKDPEKMKKLKSEFADGAEKQGYDRVKAEELWELIVKFAGYGFNKSHSAAYALITFQTAYLKTYYPSEFMAALLTSEENNVDKIAVYIDEMKKMNIKLLPPSVNKAIREFSAVEQEDGKDAIVYGLGAIKSVGIPAVENLLEARERGEFKNIDDFLSRIEPTKINKRTLESLIKAGAFDEFGYTRKCLFDNMDNLTEGSKKMADARKNAASSLFGEDELTVGLQVNIVAKDEEFEVMEKLEFEKEILGIYVSGHPLDRFYEKFKDIDYIKSIDFSTLKGNGEILSIGKIESFKSMMSKNNKRYGRLEILDFYSTFEVTVFESNIEEIENILKNEASKNEAYGFLLSYKAEEGKLDSLALRSIKTLEELQEGEVKAVKKFSAKKNALENKDFVAEPKEFENNIIELDLSRLNRELVYEIHEIARNAHNPNEKGNKKLVLKIVSTGSCLLYHTDFVISDSVSEKIINKYAG; this comes from the coding sequence ATGAGCCAATTTACCCATCTTCATTTACATACAGAATATTCTTTACTTGATGGAGCTAATAAACTTAAAGAACTAGCTAAAACTCTTAAAGAGCAAGGTGCTACAAGTGTAGCTATGACAGATCATGGCAATATGTTTGGAGCAATTGATTTTTATCAGACTATGCGTTCTCAAGGATTAAAACCTATTATAGGTCTTGAGGCATATTTGCACAATCATGAAGATATTTCAGATAAAAGCTCGCGTCAAAGATTTCACCTTTGTTTATATGCAAAAAATGAGGTTGGTTATCAAAATTTAATGTATTTAAGTTCTCAAAGCTATATTAAGGGTTTGTATTATTATCCCCGTATCAATAAAAAGCTTTTAGAAGAGCATAGCGAAGGACTTATCTGTTCTTCAGCTTGCTTACAAGGTGAGGTAAATTGGCATTTAAATATTCATAGTGAAAGAAATGTTCGTTTTGGAGCTAAGGGTTATGAAGCGGCTAAGGAAGCGGCTTTATGGTATAAAAAAGTTTTTGGCGATGATTTTTATTTTGAAATTATGCGTCATGGTATAGGAGATCAAAGAGCCATAGACGATGATATTATAAGACTTTCAAAAGAATTGAATATTAAAATTATTGCTACAAATGATACCCATTATACTTTTAAGGAAAGAGCGGCTGCTCATGAAGTATTTATGTGTATTGCTATGGGTAAAAAGCTGAATGATCCTGATCGTTTACGCCATAGCGTTCATGAATTTTATGTCAAATCTCCAGCGCAAATGAGCGAGCTTTTTGCTGATATACCTGAAGCTATTGAAAATACTCAAGAAATTGCTAATAAATGTAACTTAGAGCTCAATTTAGGAAATCCGACTCCGCCAAATTTTAAATTTACAAGAGAATATGCAAAAGAATATAACATAAGCTTGCCTGAAGAGGGTAAAGAATTTAGTTTTGATAATGATGATGTGGTTTTTGATGAGCTTTGTAAAAAAGGACTTGAGGAAAGGTTAAAATTCGTTGATACAAGCAAGCATGAAGAGTATAAAACAAGGCTTGAAGTTGAAATCAATATCATAAAAAAAATGAAATTTTCAGGCTATATGCTAATCGTTCATGATTTTATCAAGGTGGCTAAAGATAAAGGAATTCCAGTAGGTCCTGGAAGGGGTTCAGCCGCGGGTAGTTTGGTTGCTTATTCTTTGAAAATCACGGATTTAGATCCGATCCCTTATAGTTTGCTTTTTGAGCGTTTTTTAAATCCAGAACGCGTATCGATGCCCGATATTGATGTGGATTTTTGTCAAGATAGACGCGGAGAAGTGATTGATTATGTGATTGATAAATATGGAGCTGATAAGGTTGCGCAGGTTATTACTTTTGGTAAGCTTTTAGCTCGTGGGGTGATTCGTGATGTGGCAAGGGTTTGCGATATGAGTATTCCTGATGCAGATGAACTTGCCAAGCTTATACCTGAAGAGCTTAAAATCACTCTTGATGCAGCTTATGAAAAAGAACCAAAGATTAAAGAATTTATAGAACGCCATCCAAAGGGTCCTGAAGTTTGGGAGTATGCTAAGGCTCTTGAAGGACTCAATAGAAATGCGGGTATGCACGCAGCAGGTGTTGTGATTTCTAATGAGAGTTTATGGAAAAAAACTCCTCTTTTTAGGCAAAGCAAAAACGATGAAAGACATTTAGTTACACAATACTCTAAAGATCATTTGGAGGATGTAGACCTTATCAAATTTGACTTCTTGGGTTTAAAAACCCTAACTTTAATCAATAATGCTATCAAGCTCATTAAAAAGCGTTACAATAAAGACATAGTTTGGGAAGCTATTGATGTAAATGATGCTAAAGTTTATAAAACTATACAGAGTGGAAATACTTTAGGGATATTTCAAATAGAATCAGGCGGAATGCAAAACTTAAATGCAAGGCTAAAGCCTGAGCGTTTTGAAGATATTATTGCGGTTCTTGCTCTTTATCGCCCAGGTCCTATGGAATCAGGAATGCTTGATGATTTTATAGATAGAAAACATGGGCTTAAAAAGATAGAATATCCATTTGATACTCTTGAAAGTGTATTGGAGCCTACATACGGGGTTATTGTCTATCAAGAGCAAGTTATGCAAATTGTTCAGATTATAGGTGGATTTTCACTAGGTGGTGCTGATGTGGTGCGCCGCGCTATGGGCAAAAAAGATCCCGAAAAAATGAAAAAATTAAAAAGTGAATTTGCTGATGGTGCAGAAAAGCAGGGTTATGATAGAGTAAAAGCCGAAGAGCTTTGGGAGTTAATTGTCAAATTTGCAGGATATGGTTTTAACAAATCTCACTCTGCGGCTTATGCCTTGATCACTTTTCAAACAGCGTACTTAAAAACCTACTATCCTAGTGAATTTATGGCAGCATTGCTAACAAGTGAAGAAAATAATGTCGATAAAATCGCTGTTTATATCGATGAAATGAAAAAAATGAATATCAAACTTCTCCCGCCTTCTGTTAATAAAGCTATACGCGAATTCAGTGCAGTAGAGCAAGAAGATGGTAAAGATGCTATTGTTTATGGACTTGGAGCTATTAAAAGTGTGGGAATCCCTGCAGTTGAAAATTTGCTTGAAGCAAGAGAGCGAGGCGAATTTAAAAATATTGATGATTTTTTAAGCAGGATAGAGCCTACAAAGATCAACAAAAGAACCCTAGAAAGCCTTATTAAAGCGGGGGCTTTTGATGAATTTGGTTATACAAGGAAGTGCTTGTTTGATAATATGGACAATTTAACCGAAGGCTCTAAGAAAATGGCTGATGCAAGGAAAAATGCGGCAAGTTCTCTTTTTGGAGAAGATGAGTTAACTGTTGGGTTGCAAGTTAATATAGTGGCCAAGGATGAAGAATTTGAGGTTATGGAAAAGCTTGAATTTGAAAAAGAGATTTTGGGAATTTATGTTTCAGGACATCCGCTTGATCGTTTTTATGAGAAATTTAAGGATATAGATTATATAAAAAGCATAGATTTTTCAACGCTTAAAGGCAATGGAGAAATTTTAAGCATAGGGAAGATTGAAAGTTTTAAATCTATGATGAGTAAAAATAACAAGCGTTATGGTAGGCTTGAGATATTGGATTTTTATTCTACTTTTGAAGTGACGGTTTTTGAGTCTAATATAGAAGAGATTGAAAATATTTTAAAAAATGAAGCCTCTAAAAATGAGGCTTATGGATTTTTATTAAGCTATAAAGCAGAGGAGGGTAAATTAGATAGCTTAGCTTTAAGATCAATTAAAACTCTAGAGGAGCTTCAAGAAGGAGAGGTTAAGGCGGTAAAAAAATTTAGCGCTAAGAAAAACGCTTTAGAAAATAAAGACTTTGTAGCAGAACCTAAAGAATTTGAAAACAATATCATAGAGCTTGATCTTTCAAGATTGAATCGAGAGCTTGTTTATGAAATTCACGAAATAGCAAGGAATGCGCATAATCCAAATGAAAAAGGCAATAAAAAGCTTGTTTTGAAAATTGTTAGCACGGGTTCTTGTTTGCTTTATCATACTGATTTTGTTATTTCTGATAGCGTTAGTGAGAAAATTATCAATAAGTATGCAGGATAA
- the rpsP gene encoding 30S ribosomal protein S16, protein MTVIRLTRMGRTKRPFYRIVVTDSRKRRDGGWIESIGYYNPMVEPEVVKFDSERLAYWKSVGAKLSDKVASITSK, encoded by the coding sequence ATGACAGTAATTAGACTTACAAGAATGGGAAGAACTAAAAGACCATTTTATCGTATAGTAGTAACAGATAGTAGAAAACGTCGCGATGGTGGATGGATAGAAAGTATTGGGTATTATAATCCTATGGTTGAGCCTGAAGTGGTGAAATTTGATTCTGAGCGTCTAGCTTATTGGAAAAGCGTTGGTGCAAAACTTAGTGATAAAGTAGCTTCTATTACTAGTAAATAA
- the rplS gene encoding 50S ribosomal protein L19, which produces MKNKYIEQFEAKQIEGKNVPEFRAGDTLRLAIRIKEGDKTRIQNFEGICIARRGNGVDETFIVRKMGANNVGVERIFPIYSESLESITVLRKGRVRRARLFYLRDRRGKAARIKELKK; this is translated from the coding sequence ATGAAAAATAAATACATAGAGCAATTTGAGGCAAAACAAATTGAGGGAAAAAATGTTCCAGAATTTCGTGCTGGCGATACTTTAAGACTTGCAATTCGCATCAAAGAGGGCGATAAAACTAGGATTCAAAATTTTGAAGGAATTTGTATAGCTAGAAGAGGTAATGGTGTAGATGAAACCTTTATTGTTCGCAAAATGGGTGCTAATAACGTTGGTGTAGAAAGAATTTTTCCAATTTATAGTGAAAGCTTAGAGAGCATTACTGTTTTAAGAAAAGGTCGTGTTCGTCGTGCTAGATTGTTCTATCTTAGAGATAGACGCGGTAAAGCAGCACGTATTAAAGAACTTAAAAAATAA